A window of Cohnella herbarum contains these coding sequences:
- a CDS encoding DUF4434 domain-containing protein produces the protein MSDGATIEQILTVQNDGETTETYTVKFFKGTNEESDKIFEHSYTLDPKMYTVVRLNVNASELGIGNKELLYEIHASGGGIKAGGATIKVVPSDTRAAPIINSTFLDPLSFRTGLYPAQRPIVKQDVIDKVNAMDMAGIKTIIITYVEYITIGRGAFYPSSIPELLSQPSALDFDFVGTVMKQAELNGQKIILGIGRGNDPELTYNGCTDVNRLAKAMTLASKVIEELFTLYGANPCFYGWYITHETGNIDYAKPYYNYIADLCHSLTPDKPVVISPDGNASASQSIINASNCDIFIYQDAVGAGYVPFEYTWNPQNRINMLPGLFANYASWHSNPSKHIWANVEVFQMDGPTYANAYSAEWSRVLQQINIEKNYVSNICMYDFGGFMETSESTAQLGGPKAVKLYNDYQEYRATF, from the coding sequence GTGAGTGACGGGGCGACAATTGAACAAATACTGACCGTGCAGAATGACGGCGAAACAACTGAAACCTATACGGTTAAATTCTTCAAGGGTACAAACGAGGAGAGCGATAAGATTTTTGAGCATTCTTATACGCTTGATCCTAAAATGTACACAGTCGTTCGATTGAACGTGAATGCATCAGAGTTAGGGATCGGCAACAAGGAGTTGTTGTATGAGATACATGCTTCTGGAGGAGGCATTAAAGCTGGTGGTGCAACGATAAAGGTGGTGCCGTCCGATACAAGAGCGGCGCCAATAATCAACTCAACATTTCTTGACCCCTTATCGTTTCGAACGGGTTTGTATCCAGCACAGCGACCAATTGTCAAGCAAGATGTGATCGACAAGGTGAACGCCATGGACATGGCTGGAATCAAGACGATCATCATTACCTACGTGGAATACATCACAATTGGCAGAGGGGCATTTTACCCGTCATCTATTCCGGAATTATTGTCACAGCCAAGTGCATTAGATTTCGATTTTGTTGGTACGGTGATGAAGCAAGCGGAGTTGAACGGCCAGAAGATTATCCTTGGTATCGGACGCGGGAACGATCCTGAATTAACGTACAACGGATGTACAGACGTTAATAGGCTGGCCAAAGCGATGACGCTTGCTAGTAAGGTAATCGAAGAATTGTTTACTTTGTATGGGGCAAATCCTTGCTTTTACGGCTGGTACATCACTCATGAAACTGGCAATATCGATTACGCGAAACCTTATTACAACTACATTGCCGATCTATGTCACAGTTTAACGCCTGACAAACCCGTAGTTATCTCTCCGGATGGGAATGCGTCGGCAAGCCAATCAATCATTAATGCCAGCAACTGCGATATCTTTATCTATCAAGATGCGGTAGGTGCTGGCTACGTACCTTTCGAGTACACATGGAATCCACAAAATCGTATCAACATGCTGCCAGGCTTGTTTGCGAATTATGCAAGTTGGCACTCTAATCCATCAAAGCACATTTGGGCAAACGTTGAAGTTTTTCAGATGGACGGGCCGACTTATGCGAATGCATATTCTGCTGAATGGAGTAGAGTATTGCAACAGATCAACATTGAGAAAAATTATGTGAGCAATATCTGTATGTATGACTTTGGCGGTTTTATGGAGACGAGTGAATCCACTGCTCAGTTAGGCGGTCCGAAGGCGGTTAAGCTGTACAATGATTATCAAGAGTATCGTGCTACATTTTAG
- a CDS encoding radical SAM/SPASM domain-containing protein gives MLSILEKLRIHKETSVPINTLTVETSNLCNFRCQMCVSHGGELINGQSNFAKHLPPFIDVDLFKKIADQYKALPQEGTKLLLPQYRGECLMHPKIFSIFAHLEEIDMDFGFTTNASLLTPDKSRKLLANKNFRTIAFSFDGATKETFEKIRCNGKYEDVLANINFFMEHAQPRIEAGTMVVSINYTLQPDNEHEVDQFIANWVDRVYSVSISNVNVLGRPTKFHYEVAQRVACPDLKRFVVVLTNGDVIPCCRDYEYALDMGNIDKTSLQEVWNGKKYKGLRKLHNEGKWDKMPHPCNKCDSWSINTDNKVDVENGIQITTTPFTKYYHRLRTS, from the coding sequence ATGCTATCTATTCTGGAGAAGCTTCGCATACACAAAGAAACGAGTGTACCAATTAATACTCTAACCGTAGAGACGTCAAATCTCTGTAACTTCCGTTGTCAAATGTGCGTGTCGCATGGTGGCGAATTAATAAATGGTCAGTCTAATTTCGCTAAGCACCTTCCGCCATTTATTGATGTTGATTTGTTCAAAAAGATTGCCGATCAGTACAAAGCACTTCCGCAAGAAGGTACCAAATTATTGCTTCCGCAGTATCGGGGCGAATGCTTAATGCACCCAAAGATTTTTAGTATTTTTGCTCACTTGGAAGAAATCGATATGGACTTTGGATTTACAACAAACGCATCTCTGTTGACTCCCGATAAGAGTCGGAAACTGCTTGCAAATAAGAACTTCAGAACAATTGCATTTTCTTTCGACGGCGCTACAAAAGAGACCTTTGAAAAAATCCGATGCAACGGCAAGTATGAGGATGTTTTGGCAAACATTAACTTTTTTATGGAACACGCTCAGCCCCGCATTGAGGCAGGAACTATGGTAGTCAGCATTAACTACACTCTGCAACCTGACAATGAACACGAAGTTGACCAGTTTATCGCAAACTGGGTGGACAGGGTTTACTCTGTATCCATCAGCAATGTGAACGTGTTGGGCAGGCCCACGAAATTTCACTATGAAGTTGCACAAAGGGTAGCGTGCCCGGATTTAAAGCGGTTTGTGGTCGTCTTGACAAACGGCGATGTGATTCCGTGTTGTCGCGATTACGAATATGCGCTAGATATGGGCAACATCGATAAGACGAGTCTGCAAGAGGTTTGGAACGGCAAGAAATATAAAGGTTTAAGAAAGCTCCACAATGAAGGTAAATGGGACAAAATGCCTCATCCTTGTAATAAATGCGACTCTTGGTCAATTAATACTGACAATAAAGTAGATGTCGAGAACGGGATTCAGATCACTACAACGCCATTCACAAAGTATTATCATAGACTGAGAACTTCATAG
- a CDS encoding helix-turn-helix domain-containing protein, whose protein sequence is MKIIIKLDQLLVERDMSQHELARLADIRQPSINEMCQNKTKRIPLDNLAKICEVLNCQITDVLELRPE, encoded by the coding sequence GTGAAAATTATCATCAAGCTCGACCAACTGCTTGTTGAAAGGGATATGTCACAACATGAGCTGGCGCGCCTTGCCGATATTCGGCAACCGTCGATAAACGAGATGTGCCAGAACAAAACCAAACGAATTCCACTCGATAATCTCGCGAAGATTTGCGAGGTACTGAATTGCCAAATAACCGACGTATTAGAACTTAGACCGGAGTGA
- the xerA gene encoding site-specific tyrosine recombinase/integron integrase — MQAAGEHLLSQVTQSLYGFCSGIDIVELRMKLSEIISEYDIKRIESEVAHPDLKEKIELSLAGKQLEGLSKITLDGYRIHLRIFADGVKKKVDDVTTADIRVYLARYKDQKIATISTKLSVLKSFFGWLTAEEILPRDPTTKIKPPKKEKRLPKALSIEELEMLREACQNVRQRTLIEILYATGCRLSEVYAINRKDIDYNTQSCRVIGKGNKEREVYFSFKALFHLKKYLFSRGDQESALFITERQPYRRLSKRGIQREIGIIAAAAGLQKKVSPHTLRHTFATLTLNNGADLVAVQELLGHENPATTQIYASITAERKREQHRKHLVQ, encoded by the coding sequence ATGCAAGCAGCCGGAGAACATTTGTTGTCGCAGGTTACCCAGTCGTTATATGGTTTTTGTTCTGGAATTGACATAGTTGAGTTACGAATGAAGCTATCGGAGATTATATCGGAGTACGACATCAAGCGAATCGAGAGCGAAGTGGCACATCCGGATTTGAAAGAAAAAATAGAACTGTCCCTAGCCGGGAAGCAACTCGAAGGATTGAGCAAGATCACGCTTGATGGATACCGAATTCACCTTCGTATCTTCGCAGATGGTGTCAAAAAGAAAGTCGATGATGTGACGACAGCGGATATTCGAGTGTACCTCGCCAGGTACAAGGATCAGAAAATCGCAACGATTTCGACCAAGCTCTCTGTACTTAAATCCTTTTTCGGGTGGCTGACCGCCGAAGAGATCCTGCCCCGTGATCCTACCACCAAGATCAAACCTCCTAAGAAGGAAAAGAGATTACCGAAGGCATTGTCGATCGAAGAGCTAGAAATGCTTAGGGAAGCTTGCCAGAATGTTAGGCAGCGTACATTGATCGAAATACTTTACGCCACTGGTTGCAGACTGTCAGAGGTCTACGCAATAAATCGCAAGGATATCGATTACAATACGCAAAGTTGCCGAGTGATTGGGAAAGGTAACAAGGAACGCGAAGTATACTTCAGCTTCAAGGCGCTGTTTCATTTGAAGAAGTACCTTTTCAGCCGTGGAGATCAGGAGTCGGCATTGTTCATCACGGAGCGACAACCCTACCGGCGGCTATCTAAGCGAGGCATCCAACGTGAAATTGGGATTATCGCGGCGGCGGCCGGACTCCAGAAGAAGGTTAGCCCACATACACTCCGGCACACGTTCGCGACGCTGACCCTAAACAACGGTGCCGATCTTGTAGCCGTTCAAGAGTTATTAGGCCATGAGAACCCGGCGACGACTCAGATTTATGCTTCGATCACCGCTGAACGCAAGAGAGAACAACATAGAAAACATTTAGTCCAATAA
- a CDS encoding phage tail protein → MIKVYDHNMKLVAYLENAFTVGYETPFNGLWKASFSLPANDPKNEECLPLRFVEIFDGEERLDLFRIIPKVARRSADGLMVTYNCEHVLATLLDDVMFQFHTVGNLGYYTKDVLEYVLSRQVIKRWKVGTVSFNRQFEYNWENENLLGALFSVPKPFTDEYQWTWDTTTAPWTLNLVAPSQEVEAYIRYGVNLRGIEKTTDPTNLCTRLFCLGYGEGVNQLTISDINGGLPYLDSDTQSQYGVITRIWTDRRFTSAETLKARGTALLEESKHPRVSYVVQAGELYALTNDPIDRFRGGALVRVQDAEMGEDITIRVVNKRKSDIYGQPGAVELEIANRLIDIAGSMADLANRQRIGEVYAQGATNVDTHDFADNCDPTHPAKLRFWIPEEAVRINKVRLSYESQHFRGYSKAIEGGGAIATSSGASSTTTTGPSSTVTTQPISQTNDTRNGGVVSYEPAFTTPNTMETVGDHNHGIAPGTLLMTSGGGVVTWSPSGSHQHKIGYHYHLNDIPAHTHGMDHTHNMPHTHTINLPNHTHNIQFGIYEGPIPTAMGLLVDGNNVPGSAISANELDLLPYLSKDGEGKIIRGQWHTIELVPNGLGRIVASVVIQLFVQSRGGGDY, encoded by the coding sequence GTGATTAAAGTGTACGATCATAATATGAAACTTGTTGCCTACCTCGAAAATGCATTTACAGTTGGTTACGAGACGCCCTTCAATGGACTTTGGAAAGCGTCTTTTTCTTTGCCAGCCAACGATCCGAAAAACGAAGAATGCCTGCCTCTTCGATTCGTAGAGATATTTGATGGAGAAGAACGGCTCGATCTCTTTCGAATTATTCCGAAAGTGGCTAGACGATCAGCGGACGGGCTCATGGTTACCTATAATTGCGAACACGTGCTTGCGACGCTGCTGGACGATGTAATGTTCCAGTTTCATACAGTCGGAAACCTCGGTTACTACACGAAAGACGTTTTGGAGTATGTTCTTTCGCGGCAAGTCATTAAGCGTTGGAAGGTAGGGACAGTTTCGTTCAATCGTCAATTCGAGTACAACTGGGAAAACGAGAATCTCCTTGGTGCTCTCTTCTCTGTGCCGAAACCTTTTACAGATGAGTATCAATGGACTTGGGACACGACGACCGCGCCTTGGACGCTCAACCTTGTAGCACCGTCACAAGAAGTGGAAGCGTATATCCGGTACGGTGTAAATCTCAGGGGGATTGAAAAGACGACAGATCCAACGAATCTATGCACGAGGTTGTTTTGTCTTGGATACGGTGAAGGAGTCAACCAATTGACGATCTCCGATATCAATGGCGGTCTACCTTATCTTGATTCGGATACGCAATCACAGTACGGCGTGATCACTCGAATATGGACGGACCGGCGGTTTACGAGTGCTGAAACGCTTAAAGCCCGTGGGACAGCATTGTTGGAAGAATCGAAGCATCCACGCGTCTCGTATGTTGTTCAAGCAGGGGAGTTGTACGCTCTAACCAATGATCCTATAGATCGATTCCGCGGCGGGGCACTTGTCCGTGTACAAGATGCTGAGATGGGCGAGGATATTACGATTCGAGTAGTAAATAAACGGAAAAGCGATATTTATGGTCAGCCAGGTGCTGTGGAGCTTGAGATAGCTAACCGTCTCATTGATATCGCGGGGAGCATGGCGGACTTGGCTAATCGGCAGAGAATTGGTGAAGTTTACGCTCAAGGAGCGACTAACGTCGATACTCACGATTTCGCCGATAACTGCGATCCGACCCATCCGGCCAAGCTTAGGTTTTGGATTCCTGAAGAGGCTGTGCGGATCAACAAGGTACGGCTGTCCTATGAAAGCCAACATTTCCGGGGATATAGTAAGGCCATCGAGGGCGGGGGGGCGATCGCTACATCGAGTGGGGCAAGCAGTACCACGACGACGGGGCCAAGTAGCACCGTAACGACGCAACCAATATCGCAAACTAACGATACCAGGAATGGAGGCGTTGTTAGCTATGAGCCTGCATTTACAACTCCAAACACCATGGAGACGGTCGGTGACCATAACCATGGAATTGCTCCTGGTACTTTATTAATGACAAGTGGTGGAGGCGTTGTGACTTGGTCGCCTTCAGGATCGCATCAACATAAGATTGGATACCATTACCATCTAAATGATATACCAGCACATACGCATGGTATGGACCATACGCACAATATGCCTCATACACACACGATCAACTTACCGAACCATACACATAACATCCAATTCGGAATATACGAAGGACCAATACCGACGGCTATGGGGTTGCTCGTTGACGGTAATAACGTACCGGGGTCGGCGATCAGTGCGAATGAATTGGACCTGTTGCCATACTTGAGCAAGGACGGAGAGGGGAAAATAATAAGAGGCCAATGGCATACGATTGAACTCGTACCCAATGGCCTCGGAAGGATTGTTGCATCGGTAGTCATTCAATTGTTTGTACAAAGTCGCGGAGGCGGGGATTACTAG
- a CDS encoding stalk domain-containing protein, whose protein sequence is MKNLKAVTIAFVAGALFTISTQSFAAESFSKISAILRPDYTVKVDGKNVKLGNAPIAYNGTTYVPLREAGKILGYNVGFKSGTITLDQTEKDVEPVEPITSETATETEWVSVSDLKIKGITVAKTDDASKLIISRGDKSLTIRLPEEGEVGLYQGGISVTVKDGEVFFNSFTLESF, encoded by the coding sequence TTGAAAAACTTGAAAGCAGTTACTATCGCTTTTGTAGCTGGTGCTTTATTTACCATCTCGACTCAATCATTTGCCGCTGAAAGTTTTTCTAAGATTTCAGCAATCCTCAGACCAGATTACACCGTTAAGGTGGACGGAAAGAACGTAAAGCTCGGAAATGCACCAATCGCATACAATGGCACCACCTATGTCCCTCTGCGCGAGGCCGGGAAGATTTTAGGATACAATGTCGGATTTAAATCCGGAACGATTACGCTCGATCAAACAGAAAAGGATGTGGAACCAGTGGAGCCAATCACCTCAGAGACTGCAACGGAAACAGAGTGGGTTAGTGTAAGTGACCTCAAAATCAAAGGAATTACGGTCGCTAAGACCGATGATGCTAGTAAACTCATCATCTCTCGTGGAGATAAATCTCTCACTATTAGACTGCCAGAAGAAGGCGAAGTCGGCCTTTATCAAGGTGGTATTAGCGTAACAGTTAAGGACGGAGAGGTGTTTTTTAACTCCTTCACCTTAGAAAGCTTCTAG
- a CDS encoding hemolysin XhlA family protein, translated as MPGSEAQVLADIRERIVRVETKIDAMTDVKTTAEEAKDKAQEANLSVKSAHHRIDEIADNLRWLWRTVVGAILVGAITAFIKFNGG; from the coding sequence TTGCCGGGAAGTGAAGCGCAAGTATTAGCGGATATCCGAGAGAGGATAGTCCGTGTAGAGACTAAGATCGATGCTATGACAGATGTAAAGACAACAGCTGAGGAAGCTAAGGACAAGGCTCAAGAAGCTAACTTGTCTGTTAAGTCGGCACATCACCGAATTGATGAGATTGCCGACAATCTACGCTGGTTATGGCGAACAGTCGTTGGTGCGATCTTGGTCGGTGCTATTACTGCTTTTATCAAATTTAATGGAGGTTGA
- a CDS encoding phage holin family protein yields the protein MEWNAIFQLIDPKLLIVVAACWVIGGGLKRAPRVPDWSIIFIVILVAVLLTGWLIGFGAESVIQGILVGAFAVTGHQALKQAKEAVGDGIHR from the coding sequence ATGGAATGGAACGCTATTTTTCAACTAATCGATCCTAAATTGCTGATCGTCGTAGCTGCGTGTTGGGTTATAGGAGGCGGGCTTAAACGGGCCCCCCGGGTACCGGATTGGAGCATTATCTTTATCGTCATTCTTGTTGCCGTATTGCTAACTGGTTGGTTGATTGGTTTCGGAGCTGAGTCGGTGATCCAAGGCATACTCGTTGGAGCGTTTGCGGTGACAGGTCATCAGGCGTTAAAACAAGCCAAGGAGGCGGTCGGGGATGGAATACATCGTTAA
- a CDS encoding peptidoglycan recognition protein family protein yields the protein MEYIVNHIPMSTPHRRRQGIKCTMTTITIHNTGNPTSNALGERSWLFNPTNGREASWHIVVDEHRAIEAIPLNEKALHAGDAVGNTSSIGVEICESGDYSKTLRNAAQLVAKMLKARGWGVAQLRRHWDWSHKICPRLMYDGGKWTGWEAFKSMVSAELAEKGEDEPMTKEEKQMLDAMREDVAAIKLIVDSSTKLTPAPKWFVTEFGSVDLAGKIGKPEFTEEGWRTLAVSLRMQGLGKK from the coding sequence ATGGAATACATCGTTAACCATATACCGATGAGCACGCCACATAGACGGCGCCAAGGTATCAAGTGCACGATGACTACTATCACCATCCATAACACGGGCAACCCGACCAGTAACGCATTGGGGGAGCGATCATGGCTATTTAATCCAACAAACGGTCGAGAAGCGAGCTGGCACATCGTAGTGGACGAGCATCGAGCCATCGAGGCCATCCCCTTGAACGAAAAAGCTCTCCATGCCGGTGATGCAGTGGGAAATACATCGTCGATCGGCGTCGAGATATGCGAATCTGGTGACTATTCCAAAACTCTGCGTAATGCCGCGCAACTCGTCGCTAAGATGTTGAAAGCTCGCGGATGGGGAGTCGCGCAGCTCCGAAGACACTGGGACTGGTCGCACAAGATTTGCCCACGCCTGATGTACGATGGTGGAAAATGGACAGGTTGGGAAGCGTTTAAGTCAATGGTGTCCGCTGAGTTGGCCGAGAAGGGAGAGGATGAACCAATGACCAAAGAGGAAAAGCAAATGCTTGACGCAATGCGCGAGGACGTGGCAGCGATCAAATTAATAGTGGATTCCAGCACCAAACTTACACCGGCTCCGAAGTGGTTTGTGACTGAGTTCGGTAGCGTGGATCTCGCCGGGAAGATCGGTAAACCGGAGTTTACCGAAGAGGGGTGGCGTACGCTGGCCGTGTCACTCCGGATGCAAGGACTTGGTAAAAAGTAA
- a CDS encoding AbiJ-related protein — translation MSKTITDLTRRNLMDELFLMHFAFEGRLEFITFLKRIWPLKDMKSTDYRYKDAEGDIRQHMVNNSDWDESFLYFEYLKIETIPDQMFLQFMEQISHPLVRNDREEQSKCLEVVNRHLAGDGYKLQEVDSISGYPIYGAINFKSGPKGNIKNLIFSADGYKPEIVITDSLENNIEIVKNGEYCLVYDKPIPVSGLMWRDLVKWWAEREGIEDYKEAQKGLFRRLNKSLGSEPEKLLFKSYFKAFRDADGNFPALIPQVYLHYDPYTMKQLRGEIRVRRQRMDFLMLLPSNIRVVLEVDGKQHYSEGDKSSPKLYSEMVSEDRNLKLKGYEVFRFGGYELTVESGEATIIEFFAQLMRRFIA, via the coding sequence TTGTCCAAAACGATTACTGATTTGACTAGGCGTAATTTGATGGATGAATTATTTTTAATGCACTTTGCTTTTGAAGGTAGGCTTGAATTTATTACTTTTCTTAAAAGAATTTGGCCATTAAAAGATATGAAGTCAACTGACTATAGGTATAAAGATGCTGAGGGTGATATTCGGCAACATATGGTTAATAATTCTGATTGGGATGAAAGCTTTCTATATTTTGAGTATCTTAAAATAGAAACGATTCCAGATCAAATGTTCCTACAATTTATGGAACAAATATCTCACCCCTTGGTTAGGAACGACAGAGAAGAACAGAGTAAATGCTTAGAAGTAGTTAATAGACATCTCGCAGGAGACGGATACAAACTACAGGAAGTGGATAGTATTTCGGGCTATCCTATTTATGGTGCAATTAATTTTAAAAGTGGTCCGAAGGGAAATATAAAGAATCTTATCTTTTCTGCTGATGGTTATAAACCTGAAATTGTAATTACAGACTCATTAGAAAATAATATTGAAATTGTAAAAAACGGTGAGTACTGTCTTGTATATGATAAACCGATCCCCGTATCGGGGTTGATGTGGAGAGATTTAGTCAAGTGGTGGGCTGAGAGAGAAGGAATTGAAGACTATAAGGAAGCGCAGAAAGGGCTCTTTCGGAGGCTGAATAAATCACTTGGATCTGAGCCAGAAAAGTTATTATTTAAATCTTATTTTAAGGCCTTCCGAGATGCGGATGGGAATTTTCCTGCTTTAATTCCACAAGTATATCTCCATTACGATCCCTACACAATGAAACAACTAAGGGGAGAGATACGAGTTAGACGACAGCGGATGGATTTCTTAATGTTGCTTCCATCCAACATTCGAGTTGTATTAGAAGTTGATGGTAAACAACATTATTCAGAAGGAGACAAATCAAGCCCCAAATTATACTCCGAAATGGTTTCTGAAGACAGAAACCTAAAATTGAAGGGGTATGAAGTGTTCAGATTTGGTGGGTATGAATTAACTGTTGAATCAGGTGAGGCAACAATAATTGAATTCTTTGCACAATTAATGAGAAGATTTATAGCATAA
- a CDS encoding AraC family transcriptional regulator, with amino-acid sequence MKPHVLHWPRVIGTKPLHRIVLSLDERYVLTSFDKTPGIGDCARALLLNPQATSYYWLLSAAKMEEIGDILFRLTREVTERAVYYEAAMFHLLAELFVTLAREHQPGLPDADEPDNLTFHLAERVLRYLAAHYAESIEVSRLHERFNVSRTHMYDHFKQSTGHSLNRYLTLYRINQAKRLLMDTPISVTEIASSVGFGDLSHFFHTFKSETGLTPNEFRKQIK; translated from the coding sequence ATGAAGCCTCATGTCCTTCATTGGCCGCGCGTCATCGGAACGAAACCGCTGCATCGGATCGTCCTGTCGCTCGATGAGCGATACGTGCTTACCTCTTTCGACAAAACGCCTGGCATCGGCGACTGCGCGCGAGCTTTGCTCCTGAATCCGCAAGCCACATCCTATTACTGGCTTTTATCTGCGGCAAAAATGGAAGAGATCGGCGATATCCTGTTTCGTCTTACCCGGGAAGTTACCGAAAGAGCGGTTTATTACGAGGCGGCGATGTTCCATTTGCTTGCCGAATTGTTCGTTACCCTAGCGCGAGAGCATCAGCCCGGCCTCCCGGACGCGGACGAGCCGGACAACTTAACGTTTCATCTCGCGGAACGCGTTTTGCGATATTTAGCCGCTCATTATGCCGAATCGATCGAGGTCAGCCGGCTGCATGAAAGGTTCAACGTTTCCCGAACGCATATGTACGACCATTTTAAGCAATCGACCGGCCACTCCTTGAACCGGTATTTAACGCTGTATCGAATCAATCAAGCCAAGCGGTTGCTCATGGATACGCCGATATCCGTCACCGAGATCGCTTCCTCCGTCGGTTTCGGCGACCTCTCCCATTTCTTTCATACGTTCAAGTCGGAAACCGGCCTGACGCCGAACGAGTTTCGCAAACAGATTAAATAA
- a CDS encoding flotillin family protein, with the protein MDATLYIPVGIVIVIILLIVVFASRYRTVKADEAMIVTGALTREGMKIVKAGGTFVWPIVQNASFLSLQVQTVDVHTPEVYTIHGVPVMVDGVAQIKIRGDQESMATAAEQFLGKPDAELKGIATQTMEGHLRAILGTMTVEDVYKNREEFARNVQEVAASDLNKMGLQIVSFTIRDVRDKNGYLDALGQPQIASVKRDAEIAKANAYRDEQVAKSKALEDGKKAEFTAETNIAEAHKAMEVKKAAFKQEQDMKKAEADQAYKLQEAKTMQSVKAEEMQIQVIEREKQIELEAKEIERRERELVATVKKQAEAERFAQEQRAEGDRYQIEAKAKAEAESVRLAGNANADKERAEGTAEADVIRLKGLAEAEAKDKIADALKKYGEAAVIEMIVEKFPEIARAIAEPLSRTEKIVIVDGGGSGPNGGAGKVTGYVTDLIAKMPETVGALTGVDVNQWLRKLANGDRSVEKDIPSDG; encoded by the coding sequence ATGGACGCAACGCTTTATATTCCCGTAGGCATCGTAATCGTAATCATTTTGTTAATCGTCGTATTCGCTTCGAGATATCGAACCGTCAAAGCCGACGAGGCGATGATCGTGACGGGAGCGTTAACTCGCGAAGGGATGAAAATCGTCAAAGCGGGAGGTACGTTCGTATGGCCGATCGTGCAGAACGCATCCTTCTTATCGTTGCAGGTTCAAACGGTAGACGTACATACACCCGAAGTTTATACGATTCACGGCGTACCCGTCATGGTTGACGGCGTCGCTCAAATCAAGATCAGAGGCGATCAGGAATCGATGGCAACCGCCGCGGAGCAGTTTCTAGGAAAACCCGACGCGGAGTTGAAAGGCATTGCTACCCAGACGATGGAAGGACATTTAAGGGCGATTCTCGGTACGATGACCGTGGAAGACGTTTATAAGAACCGCGAGGAATTCGCGAGGAACGTGCAAGAGGTTGCCGCTAGCGATTTGAACAAGATGGGGCTGCAAATCGTATCGTTCACGATTCGCGACGTGAGGGATAAGAACGGTTATTTGGACGCGCTGGGGCAACCTCAGATCGCATCGGTGAAAAGGGATGCCGAGATCGCTAAGGCGAATGCCTATCGCGACGAGCAAGTCGCCAAGTCGAAGGCGCTCGAGGACGGTAAGAAGGCGGAATTCACGGCCGAGACGAATATCGCGGAAGCGCACAAGGCGATGGAAGTGAAGAAAGCGGCGTTTAAGCAAGAGCAAGATATGAAGAAAGCGGAAGCCGATCAAGCGTATAAGCTGCAAGAAGCGAAAACGATGCAATCGGTCAAAGCGGAAGAGATGCAAATCCAAGTCATCGAACGGGAGAAGCAGATTGAGCTTGAAGCGAAGGAAATCGAACGGCGCGAGCGCGAACTCGTAGCGACGGTGAAGAAGCAGGCCGAAGCGGAGCGTTTCGCCCAAGAGCAACGGGCCGAGGGCGACCGGTATCAGATCGAGGCGAAAGCCAAGGCGGAGGCGGAATCGGTCAGGCTCGCGGGTAACGCGAACGCGGATAAGGAGCGGGCGGAAGGAACGGCCGAAGCCGACGTTATTAGGTTGAAGGGATTAGCGGAAGCCGAAGCGAAGGACAAGATCGCCGATGCGCTCAAGAAATACGGGGAGGCGGCCGTAATCGAGATGATCGTCGAGAAGTTCCCCGAGATCGCGAGAGCGATCGCGGAGCCGCTGTCGCGGACGGAGAAGATCGTAATCGTAGATGGCGGGGGAAGCGGACCGAACGGCGGAGCAGGCAAAGTTACCGGTTACGTAACGGATCTAATCGCCAAGATGCCGGAAACGGTCGGCGCGTTGACCGGTGTCGATGTCAACCAGTGGCTTCGCAAGCTGGCGAACGGAGATCGTTCGGTCGAGAAGGACATTCCATCCGACGGTTAA